A single genomic interval of Stieleria maiorica harbors:
- a CDS encoding GspE/PulE family protein: protein MNQPPQITPQVSHSSSGKDGPQTDKSGSENIAFCDSIFAKAFQASASDIHFEPFEQAFRVRMRVDGVLSQIAAGPAADYPQISSRVKVLSELDIAERRRPQEGRLRLVISGRSVDYRVSSVPTRFGEKIVLRVVDATGLKADLTKLGMNPKEAQLMAQATGQQYGMCLVTGPTGSGKTTTLYSALNRLNQMDRNISTIEDPVEFDVFGITQINVRRELNMDFAQVLRLLLRQDPDVILVGEIRDTETAKTSFQAAMTGHMVLSTLHTNDTVSAIARLRDMEIEPFLITAGLNVIVAQRLVRRICQHCRAPVTISAAQLKSLGISEEQAAKASFHRGRGCAKCNGSGCRGRVAIFEMLTLSSKLRDMIFENASVEALRKQAIKEGMRTLRVSALSKAFQGLITLEEAALFSGRA, encoded by the coding sequence ATGAACCAGCCCCCTCAAATCACCCCACAGGTGTCCCACTCCTCGTCGGGGAAAGACGGCCCGCAAACCGATAAATCGGGCAGCGAGAACATTGCGTTTTGCGACTCGATCTTCGCCAAGGCGTTCCAGGCCAGCGCGTCGGACATCCACTTCGAACCGTTCGAACAGGCGTTTCGGGTGCGAATGCGGGTCGATGGGGTGCTGTCCCAAATCGCCGCCGGCCCCGCGGCCGACTACCCCCAGATTTCCTCACGCGTCAAAGTGCTCTCGGAATTGGACATCGCCGAACGACGGCGGCCCCAGGAAGGCCGGTTGCGTCTGGTCATCAGCGGCCGCAGCGTCGATTATCGGGTGTCGTCGGTCCCCACCCGGTTCGGTGAAAAGATCGTCTTGCGGGTCGTCGATGCGACCGGGCTGAAAGCCGACCTGACCAAACTGGGCATGAACCCCAAGGAAGCCCAATTGATGGCCCAGGCCACCGGCCAACAGTACGGCATGTGTCTGGTCACCGGGCCGACCGGCAGCGGAAAAACGACGACGCTCTACTCCGCGCTCAACCGGCTGAACCAGATGGACCGCAACATCTCGACGATCGAAGACCCGGTCGAATTTGACGTCTTCGGCATCACTCAAATCAATGTCCGCCGCGAACTGAACATGGACTTCGCCCAAGTCCTGCGGTTGCTGTTGCGGCAAGACCCTGACGTCATCTTGGTCGGCGAAATCCGTGACACCGAAACCGCCAAGACGTCGTTTCAAGCCGCGATGACCGGCCACATGGTGCTCTCGACGTTGCACACCAACGACACCGTTTCGGCCATCGCGCGATTGCGCGACATGGAGATCGAACCGTTCTTGATCACCGCGGGATTGAACGTGATCGTCGCCCAGCGGTTGGTGCGACGCATCTGCCAACATTGTCGAGCCCCCGTGACGATCTCCGCCGCTCAACTCAAATCGCTCGGCATCAGCGAAGAACAAGCGGCCAAGGCGAGTTTCCATCGCGGACGAGGCTGCGCGAAATGCAACGGATCGGGCTGCCGCGGCCGGGTCGCGATTTTTGAAATGCTGACACTGTCTTCGAAGCTTCGTGACATGATCTTTGAAAACGCGTCGGTCGAAGCACTCCGCAAACAGGCGATCAAGGAAGGCATGCGAACCCTCCGCGTCAGCGCGCTCAGCAAAGCGTTCCAGGGTCTGATCACGCTGGAAGAAGCCGCCCTGTTCTCCGGGCGGGCCTAG
- a CDS encoding beta-phosphoglucomutase family hydrolase, with protein sequence MNANDFERYDGLIFDCDGTLADSMPVHYVAWRETMSRYGIEFKEDRFYSMGGMPSAKIVALLSGEHGVDVDPEAVAAEKETQFQSLIDQVQPMAAVCEIAAAFHGKKPMAVASGSGRVVVEKQLVALGIDHWFSVVVTSEDTQRHKPEPDVFLEAARRIEVKPENCVVFEDSPLGFQAAQAAGMDWVDVR encoded by the coding sequence ATGAACGCAAACGACTTTGAACGATACGACGGCTTGATTTTTGACTGTGACGGCACCTTGGCCGATTCGATGCCCGTGCATTATGTCGCCTGGCGCGAAACGATGTCGCGTTATGGGATCGAATTCAAAGAAGATCGATTCTATTCGATGGGAGGGATGCCGAGTGCAAAGATCGTCGCCTTGTTGTCCGGTGAACATGGCGTCGACGTCGACCCCGAGGCGGTTGCGGCGGAGAAAGAGACACAATTTCAAAGCTTGATCGACCAGGTTCAGCCGATGGCGGCGGTCTGTGAAATCGCCGCGGCCTTTCACGGGAAAAAGCCGATGGCGGTTGCCAGTGGCAGCGGACGCGTCGTGGTCGAAAAGCAATTGGTCGCACTGGGGATCGACCACTGGTTTTCCGTCGTCGTCACGTCCGAAGACACCCAGCGGCACAAGCCCGAACCGGACGTGTTTCTGGAGGCGGCCCGCCGAATCGAGGTGAAACCGGAAAACTGTGTCGTTTTTGAGGATTCTCCGCTCGGTTTCCAGGCCGCCCAGGCAGCCGGGATGGATTGGGTCGATGTCCGATAG